The following coding sequences lie in one Methanobacterium alcaliphilum genomic window:
- a CDS encoding nitrogenase component 1 — translation MSSNENGDVINSKNNSTPEYSSHELGKEFVEAPKYSCALGGAYGTALGVYGLVPLLHAGLGCGLGQLFGQLYAGGQNAGGPVGGTSTATTGLVEEHVIFGGEDKLRKLINASSEVYEGDGFLVISGCIPALIGDDVDAIIREYEDKIPIFHINAPGFNGNSYEGYEIFFEALIDQILTPLPTEKGVVNILGVVPYQHIFWKGELDSIKKLLERIGVKANIIFTEPNGFEKLKELPAAEYNIVLSTWNGHRVADKLEEKFGIPSIKFPSVPLGPKQTSHFLRTVGEKLDVPSEKVEEFIEQEEKRSYRFIEYSGDALLIVRPHSYFAVTADSNTAIAINKFLVNEMGYLPDLIQLTDNPPEEYREDILKALTEGLESTIIPEVQFEPDSHIAREKLRDRPFQFLFASSLEANSSLPELGALHVTVAFPSFNRVVLGDSYAGYAGGLRLIEDYISNFAGPL, via the coding sequence ATGAGTTCTAACGAAAACGGAGATGTAATAAACAGTAAAAATAATTCTACGCCAGAATACAGTAGTCATGAATTAGGAAAAGAGTTTGTAGAAGCACCTAAATATTCCTGTGCTCTGGGAGGAGCATATGGAACTGCACTAGGAGTTTATGGTTTAGTTCCATTACTCCATGCTGGTTTGGGTTGTGGTTTAGGACAACTTTTTGGACAACTCTATGCTGGAGGTCAAAATGCAGGAGGTCCTGTAGGGGGAACCAGTACTGCTACCACTGGACTTGTGGAAGAGCACGTAATTTTTGGAGGAGAAGATAAACTCCGAAAATTAATCAACGCTTCTTCTGAAGTTTATGAGGGTGATGGGTTTTTAGTAATTTCCGGATGTATACCAGCTCTTATTGGAGATGATGTAGATGCGATTATCAGGGAATATGAAGATAAAATACCAATTTTCCATATAAATGCTCCTGGATTCAATGGAAATTCATATGAAGGTTATGAAATATTTTTTGAAGCTTTAATAGATCAAATATTAACTCCCCTTCCAACTGAAAAAGGTGTGGTTAATATTTTAGGTGTGGTACCTTATCAACACATTTTCTGGAAAGGTGAATTGGATTCTATTAAAAAACTTTTAGAAAGAATTGGAGTAAAAGCCAATATAATATTCACAGAACCAAATGGTTTTGAAAAGCTAAAGGAACTTCCTGCAGCGGAATATAATATTGTTCTTTCCACATGGAATGGACATCGTGTTGCTGATAAATTAGAAGAGAAATTTGGAATTCCCTCTATTAAATTTCCAAGTGTGCCTTTAGGCCCTAAACAAACCAGTCATTTCTTGAGAACTGTCGGTGAAAAGCTTGATGTGCCTTCTGAAAAAGTAGAGGAATTTATTGAACAAGAAGAAAAAAGATCATATAGATTCATAGAATATTCTGGTGATGCTCTTTTAATTGTACGTCCTCACTCTTACTTTGCAGTAACAGCGGATAGTAACACAGCTATTGCTATTAATAAGTTTTTGGTAAATGAAATGGGCTATCTGCCAGATCTAATACAGTTAACAGATAACCCACCTGAAGAATATCGTGAAGATATTTTAAAGGCCTTAACAGAAGGGCTAGAATCTACAATCATTCCGGAAGTTCAATTTGAACCAGATTCACATATTGCACGTGAAAAATTAAGGGACCGACCATTCCAATTCTTATTTGCAAGTTCTCTGGAAGCTAATTCATCTCTCCCTGAACTTGGAGCACTTCATGTTACAGTTGCATTTCCTTCTTTCAATAGGGTTGTTTTAGGTGATAGTTATGCAGGTTATGCTGGTGGATTGAGATTAATTGAGGATTATATCAGTAATTTTGCAGGTCCTCTCTAA
- a CDS encoding nitrogenase component 1: protein MPPKEYDPDHKIDLEKNTCPNREQRANGTNVYYGKATQLIEDAKAGKTKCYDRELQQTSGCVLNFYLTVRVSTIRDAAIIYHGPLGCSSSSLGYREIFRSVSPELGRDPNFELNWITTNLQQSDVVYGASEKLKNAVLEAQRRYDPKAIFILTTCTSGVIGEDIEGSVTEIQPQVKAKIVPVHCEGVRSRLVQTGYDAFWHGVLKYLVKKPEKKQKDLVNVASMLSYTWQDRLEIKRLIEKVGLRVNFIPEFASVEQLEQLSEAAVTAPLCPTYTDYLSRGLKQEFDVPYFLYPSPVGIKNTDEWLRQIGKHTGKKSEIEALIKEEHEIWVPKLQAIREKLLNYKDDGERLEVLGSLGQGRLLSQIPYFDELGLKSSAALTQDFDNLILDDIESMVNDVGDFEILVNTFQAAEQGHITRSRDPDITLTCPFQGGAYKREKSVTRLHALRGDADPWSTQSGYAGAIAFGEFIVQSLENKSFENVMKEKTADSYKDSWYQQPNPLKYVNRESSK, encoded by the coding sequence ATGCCACCAAAAGAATATGATCCAGACCATAAGATCGATCTGGAAAAAAATACCTGCCCCAACAGGGAGCAGAGGGCAAATGGTACCAATGTTTATTATGGTAAAGCCACCCAGTTGATTGAAGATGCAAAAGCAGGCAAAACTAAATGTTATGATAGGGAACTGCAGCAAACCTCGGGATGTGTTTTAAACTTTTACCTTACAGTACGGGTATCTACAATTAGAGATGCAGCTATAATATATCACGGTCCATTAGGTTGTTCATCATCTTCTCTGGGATACAGAGAAATATTTAGATCAGTATCTCCTGAACTGGGTAGAGATCCCAATTTTGAATTAAATTGGATTACCACTAACTTGCAGCAAAGTGATGTGGTTTATGGTGCAAGTGAAAAGCTTAAAAATGCAGTTTTAGAGGCTCAAAGAAGATATGATCCTAAAGCAATTTTCATACTCACTACATGTACTTCAGGAGTTATTGGTGAGGATATTGAAGGATCAGTTACTGAAATTCAGCCTCAAGTAAAGGCCAAGATAGTTCCGGTACATTGTGAAGGTGTGAGGTCTAGACTGGTTCAAACAGGTTATGACGCGTTCTGGCATGGAGTATTAAAATATCTGGTTAAGAAACCAGAGAAGAAACAAAAAGATCTGGTAAATGTAGCAAGTATGCTCTCTTACACATGGCAAGATCGTTTAGAAATAAAAAGATTGATTGAAAAAGTTGGCCTCAGAGTGAATTTCATTCCAGAATTTGCTTCTGTAGAACAATTAGAACAACTTTCAGAAGCAGCTGTAACCGCTCCGTTGTGCCCAACTTATACTGATTACCTTTCAAGAGGATTAAAACAAGAATTTGATGTTCCATACTTTTTATATCCCTCACCTGTAGGAATAAAAAATACTGATGAATGGTTAAGACAAATCGGTAAACATACAGGTAAAAAATCAGAAATTGAAGCTTTGATTAAAGAAGAACATGAGATATGGGTTCCAAAATTGCAAGCTATTAGAGAAAAACTATTGAACTACAAAGATGATGGGGAAAGGCTGGAAGTTCTTGGTTCACTTGGGCAGGGACGTTTATTATCTCAAATACCTTACTTTGATGAGTTAGGATTGAAATCATCTGCAGCATTGACTCAGGACTTTGATAATCTCATATTAGATGATATTGAAAGCATGGTAAATGATGTAGGCGATTTTGAGATATTGGTAAATACTTTCCAGGCAGCTGAACAAGGACATATTACACGAAGTAGAGACCCAGATATTACTTTAACTTGCCCATTCCAGGGTGGAGCATACAAGAGGGAAAAATCAGTTACACGTTTGCATGCATTACGGGGAGATGCAGATCCATGGAGTACTCAAAGTGGTTATGCTGGTGCAATTGCATTTGGAGAGTTTATAGTTCAATCATTAGAAAATAAATCATTTGAAAATGTAATGAAAGAAAAAACAGCAGATAGTTACAAGGATTCATGGTACCAGCAGCCTAATCCATTAAAATATGTAAATAGGGAGTCTTCTAAATGA
- a CDS encoding NifB/NifX family molybdenum-iron cluster-binding protein, with the protein MTFRVAVASTDGKFINQHFGKADKFLVFDIKGPKDFEFVELRENDPSCGIYRAADGKSFTNDTIKLLSDCKVVIVSQIGPGASQKLKNSGTMPLIYPDFIEKALIELSQNLDEFT; encoded by the coding sequence ATGACTTTTAGAGTAGCCGTTGCCAGTACAGATGGGAAATTTATTAATCAGCACTTTGGTAAGGCAGACAAATTTTTAGTCTTTGATATAAAAGGTCCAAAAGATTTTGAATTTGTAGAGTTACGTGAAAATGACCCTTCATGTGGTATTTATAGAGCGGCTGATGGGAAAAGTTTTACTAATGATACAATTAAACTTCTATCCGATTGTAAAGTGGTAATCGTTAGCCAAATAGGTCCTGGAGCTTCTCAAAAATTGAAAAATTCCGGTACTATGCCTTTAATTTATCCTGATTTTATTGAAAAAGCACTAATAGAATTAAGTCAGAATTTGGATGAATTCACTTAA
- a CDS encoding pyridoxamine 5'-phosphate oxidase family protein translates to MVMNEEMMDAIEKNLVFLSTANEEGVPNVVPIGFARPLDEKTILIADNYMKKTIKNLHENPKLSLIISDAKSFPYQFKGSVKIFKSGEYFDQVVEWAQNVMTELEPKSAILFTVEEIYSVQPGPEAGKKID, encoded by the coding sequence ATGGTTATGAATGAAGAAATGATGGATGCTATTGAAAAAAATTTGGTATTTTTATCCACTGCTAATGAAGAAGGAGTGCCTAATGTTGTACCTATTGGGTTTGCCAGACCTTTAGATGAAAAAACTATATTGATTGCTGATAATTATATGAAAAAAACTATCAAAAATTTACATGAAAATCCAAAATTATCTTTGATTATTTCTGATGCTAAATCCTTCCCTTACCAATTTAAAGGATCAGTTAAAATTTTTAAATCAGGTGAATATTTTGATCAAGTTGTGGAATGGGCTCAAAACGTTATGACAGAACTGGAACCTAAATCTGCAATTTTATTCACTGTTGAAGAAATATACTCTGTACAACCTGGACCAGAAGCTGGCAAAAAAATAGATTAA
- a CDS encoding MoaD/ThiS family protein, with translation MVKIKFLGKFREITGEKEIEINHEGTLDELLVILTERYSSEFAESLFNEDGEIKDYMKLLINGEDPNSLGEYLMHEKDELVIFQTIAGG, from the coding sequence ATGGTAAAAATAAAATTCCTGGGTAAATTCAGAGAAATTACAGGAGAAAAAGAAATAGAAATAAATCATGAAGGCACCCTAGATGAACTATTGGTTATTCTAACTGAAAGATACAGCTCAGAATTTGCAGAATCACTATTCAATGAAGATGGTGAAATAAAAGACTATATGAAACTACTTATAAATGGGGAAGATCCTAATTCATTAGGAGAATATTTAATGCATGAAAAAGATGAACTGGTTATTTTCCAAACAATTGCAGGTGGTTAA